One Solibacillus sp. R5-41 DNA segment encodes these proteins:
- a CDS encoding SGNH/GDSL hydrolase family protein — MRRCYLLTALFLFIMPFRTEAKEREVYVAIGDSLAAGQTPYSQIDAGYTDFIAMQLQRHGKLAHFTKELSFPGYRIGNVLESAQSEKADALLKDATLITISAGANNLLPLISYNANAGTLAFSQLSADFALNEVRIQMRELLELLHEKAPAAEIYVMGYYFPYVSIHEEQVEGAEASLNLLNRILQQEAEQAGAHFIDVYDTFNEQAKTYLSNLSDIHPNQQGYRLMANVMLEQYSGNASLEMRVEAMPKPNPLTFEEILSLRNDGIKGGSTAHIKYVVPQHIQANKPQPLMD, encoded by the coding sequence ATGCGCCGATGTTACTTATTAACAGCGTTATTTTTATTCATTATGCCATTTCGTACCGAGGCTAAGGAGCGAGAAGTATATGTTGCAATTGGTGATTCTTTAGCGGCAGGACAAACGCCATATTCACAAATTGATGCAGGCTATACGGACTTTATTGCAATGCAGCTTCAGCGACATGGGAAATTAGCTCATTTTACAAAGGAACTTTCTTTTCCGGGCTACCGAATTGGCAATGTGCTAGAAAGTGCGCAATCTGAAAAAGCGGATGCGCTATTAAAAGATGCAACGCTTATTACCATTTCAGCGGGAGCAAATAATTTACTGCCGCTCATTTCTTATAATGCCAATGCAGGGACGCTCGCTTTTTCACAGCTTTCTGCCGATTTCGCATTAAATGAAGTGCGTATTCAAATGCGAGAATTACTTGAGCTCTTACATGAAAAGGCACCTGCTGCTGAAATTTATGTGATGGGTTATTACTTCCCATATGTAAGTATTCATGAGGAGCAAGTAGAAGGGGCAGAAGCATCCTTAAACTTATTAAATCGTATATTACAACAAGAGGCAGAACAAGCAGGCGCTCATTTTATAGATGTGTATGATACGTTTAATGAACAGGCAAAGACGTATTTATCCAATCTTTCAGATATTCACCCCAATCAGCAAGGCTACCGGTTAATGGCTAATGTCATGTTAGAGCAGTATAGTGGAAATGCGTCACTTGAAATGCGTGTGGAAGCAATGCCAAAGCCAAATCCGTTAACATTTGAGGAGATTTTATCGTTAAGAAACGATGGAATAAAAGGTGGATCAACTGCGCACATAAAATATGTGGTACCACAACACATTCAGGCTAATAAACCACAGCCTTTAATGGACTAA
- a CDS encoding aminopeptidase — translation MTFAEKLEQFADLAVRIGINVQKGQYVLINTSTETLDFTRIVVKKAYEAGAGRVHVNLTDASFERSYFENVSLEETANFPKWIVAQREELIERKGALLWIDAEDPDLLAGIDVEKIGAQQKAAGTALVNYRKAVMNDNIAWSIIAVPSPKWAAKVFPQLPVEEQVPALWDAIFKTVRIGEGDAVTKWQKHIESLENRAAQLNKKKYKLLHYKAPGTDLKIALPDKHLWVSGSSKSPDGTTFIANMPTEEVYTLPAKFGVNGVVSNTKPLVYKGNIIDDFKLTFENGKIIQAEAKVGHAILQQLIAADEGSAYLGEVALVPHESPISASNILYYNTLFDENASNHLAIGEAYPTCYEGGKELEEGQLEALGINRSLTHEDFMIGSADMDIDGVLADGTVEPIFRKGNWAF, via the coding sequence ATGACATTTGCAGAAAAATTAGAGCAATTTGCAGATTTAGCAGTACGTATCGGCATCAATGTACAAAAAGGGCAATACGTATTAATTAATACTTCAACTGAAACGTTAGACTTTACAAGAATTGTTGTGAAAAAGGCATATGAAGCGGGCGCGGGTCGCGTACATGTGAACTTAACGGATGCAAGCTTTGAGCGTTCGTATTTTGAAAATGTATCATTAGAAGAAACAGCGAATTTCCCGAAATGGATTGTTGCTCAGCGTGAGGAATTAATCGAGCGCAAAGGGGCACTTTTATGGATTGATGCGGAAGATCCAGATTTATTAGCGGGTATTGATGTCGAGAAAATCGGTGCACAGCAAAAGGCAGCAGGCACAGCGCTTGTCAATTACCGAAAAGCTGTAATGAATGATAATATTGCTTGGTCAATTATTGCGGTTCCATCACCAAAATGGGCTGCAAAAGTATTCCCACAACTACCTGTAGAAGAACAAGTACCCGCATTATGGGATGCCATTTTTAAAACAGTACGTATCGGTGAAGGGGATGCTGTTACGAAATGGCAGAAGCATATTGAAAGCTTAGAAAACCGTGCAGCCCAATTAAATAAGAAAAAATATAAGTTATTACATTATAAAGCACCAGGTACAGACTTGAAAATTGCTCTTCCTGACAAGCATTTATGGGTGAGTGGTAGTAGTAAATCTCCAGATGGCACAACGTTTATTGCGAATATGCCGACCGAGGAAGTATATACATTACCAGCGAAATTTGGTGTGAATGGCGTTGTATCAAATACGAAGCCGCTTGTTTATAAAGGAAATATTATTGATGATTTCAAGTTAACATTTGAAAACGGCAAAATTATTCAAGCTGAAGCAAAAGTAGGGCATGCGATATTACAACAACTTATTGCTGCGGATGAAGGCTCTGCGTATTTAGGGGAGGTTGCACTAGTACCGCATGAATCACCGATTTCGGCTTCAAATATTTTATACTACAACACGTTGTTTGATGAAAATGCATCGAATCACCTTGCGATTGGTGAAGCGTATCCAACTTGCTATGAAGGTGGTAAAGAACTTGAAGAAGGTCAACTAGAAGCATTGGGCATTAACCGATCACTGACACATGAGGACTTTATGATTGGCAGCGCAGACATGGATATTGATGGGGTTTTAGCTGATGGAACGGTTGAACCGATTTTCCGAAAAGGGAATTGGGCATTCTAA
- a CDS encoding glutathione ABC transporter substrate-binding protein, giving the protein MAFSKKSLWMMLLTFTLVLVLAACGGDDEDSSTKGNDAESGEKTDSGKTEDTTATAGGDLIIAELSDASSLDPHGSNDVPSSNVQSNLYETLVNRDANGDLVPGLAESWTQVDDLTWEFKLKQGITFHDGEAFNAEAVKVSFDRLLDPKVASPRAFLFEMVTEVKVIDDSTVQFVTEYPFSPLLAHLTHNGGGIISPKSIEADYAAMEADSAVLAGSVIGTNPVGTGPFKFGSWTPGTEIKLVKFAEYAGTPANIDSVTFKVVPEGATRVAELQSGFAHIIGTVEPGQVANVNNTDGASVLETASSSLTYLGFNTAKEPFNDVKVRQAISKAIDRTTLINGIYEGFGIPAISPLSPGIFGYTEDVTSMEFNMDEAKALLAESNHPNGFKTTIWTNDNPVRQNVAIVLQEALKQLNIEATIEVLEFGSYLEKTAAGEHDMFILGWSNSTGDADYGLYALFHSSQHGDPGNRSFYTSAKVDELLDKGRREADQVAREAIYKESIQLISDESPMAFVLHPSNLTGVSDKVSGFKVGADSIYQLRDVKISE; this is encoded by the coding sequence ATGGCATTTTCGAAAAAATCGCTATGGATGATGCTTCTTACGTTTACACTGGTGCTAGTTTTAGCAGCTTGTGGCGGAGATGACGAAGATTCATCTACTAAAGGTAATGATGCTGAATCTGGGGAGAAAACAGATTCTGGTAAGACTGAGGACACTACAGCAACAGCTGGTGGCGACTTAATCATCGCTGAATTATCAGATGCTAGTTCATTAGATCCTCATGGTTCTAATGACGTACCTTCTTCAAATGTTCAATCAAATCTTTATGAAACATTAGTAAATCGTGATGCTAACGGTGATTTAGTTCCAGGTTTAGCTGAATCTTGGACTCAAGTTGACGATTTAACTTGGGAATTCAAATTAAAACAAGGAATTACTTTCCATGACGGTGAAGCATTCAACGCTGAAGCTGTAAAAGTATCATTTGATCGTTTATTAGATCCTAAAGTTGCATCTCCACGTGCCTTCTTATTTGAGATGGTAACAGAGGTTAAAGTAATTGATGATAGCACAGTTCAATTCGTAACTGAATATCCATTCTCACCATTGCTTGCTCATTTAACGCATAATGGTGGTGGTATCATCAGCCCGAAATCAATTGAAGCTGATTATGCAGCAATGGAAGCAGATTCTGCTGTACTTGCAGGTTCTGTAATCGGTACGAACCCAGTTGGTACTGGTCCATTTAAATTTGGTAGCTGGACTCCAGGTACTGAAATTAAATTAGTTAAATTTGCTGAGTATGCAGGTACTCCTGCAAATATTGATTCTGTAACATTCAAAGTAGTCCCTGAAGGCGCTACTCGTGTTGCTGAATTACAATCTGGTTTTGCCCACATTATTGGTACTGTAGAGCCAGGCCAAGTTGCAAACGTTAATAATACTGATGGGGCTTCTGTATTAGAAACAGCATCATCTTCATTAACTTACCTTGGCTTCAACACTGCAAAAGAGCCATTCAACGATGTTAAAGTACGTCAAGCGATTTCTAAAGCAATCGACCGCACTACTTTAATCAATGGTATTTATGAAGGTTTTGGTATTCCAGCGATTTCGCCATTATCGCCTGGTATTTTCGGATACACTGAAGATGTAACTTCAATGGAATTCAATATGGATGAAGCAAAAGCTTTACTTGCTGAATCTAATCATCCAAATGGTTTCAAAACAACAATTTGGACAAATGATAACCCAGTTCGTCAAAACGTAGCTATCGTATTACAAGAAGCTTTAAAACAATTAAACATTGAAGCAACAATTGAAGTATTAGAGTTTGGTTCTTACTTAGAGAAAACAGCTGCTGGTGAGCATGATATGTTCATCTTAGGTTGGTCAAACTCTACTGGTGATGCAGACTACGGCCTATATGCATTATTCCACTCTTCACAACACGGTGACCCAGGTAACCGTTCATTCTACACTAGCGCAAAAGTAGATGAGTTATTAGACAAAGGTCGTCGTGAAGCTGACCAAGTTGCTCGTGAAGCAATCTACAAAGAATCAATTCAACTTATTTCAGACGAGTCGCCAATGGCATTCGTATTACACCCATCTAACTTAACAGGTGTATCTGATAAAGTATCTGGCTTCAAAGTAGGTGCTGACAGCATCTATCAATTACGCGATGTTAAAATTAGCGAATAA
- the nikC gene encoding nickel transporter permease, with amino-acid sequence MSTQTEMNPVFGKQSSPRMEAFKTFIKRLLKNKAAVIGGLVILFIILVGIFGPSLLKTEPNAQNIINKLQPPSKEHWFGTDNFGRDIFARIIYGTQLTLKVGFLAVLIGGVTGIFLGIVSGYYGGLVDTLIMRIMDVLLAFPGILLALAIVSVLGGSLTNVIIAVGIFSVPAFARIVRGSTLQVKKLEYIDAVKALGASDGRIIFRHILPNILSPIIVQATMRIATAILTASGLAFLGLGAQPPEPEWGAMLSDGRAYMHNASHMVMFPGLMIVIVVLAFNIFGDGLRDALDPKMKQ; translated from the coding sequence TTGAGTACACAAACAGAAATGAATCCTGTCTTTGGAAAGCAAAGTAGTCCACGAATGGAAGCCTTTAAAACCTTTATTAAACGATTATTGAAAAATAAGGCCGCTGTTATTGGTGGACTTGTAATACTATTCATTATTTTAGTCGGAATATTCGGTCCGTCTTTGTTGAAAACAGAGCCGAATGCACAAAACATAATAAATAAGTTGCAGCCACCTTCAAAGGAACATTGGTTTGGAACGGATAACTTTGGAAGAGATATTTTTGCTCGTATCATATATGGAACACAGCTGACATTAAAAGTTGGATTTTTAGCTGTATTAATTGGTGGTGTTACCGGGATCTTTTTAGGAATTGTTTCAGGTTATTACGGTGGATTAGTTGATACGCTTATTATGCGTATTATGGATGTATTATTAGCCTTCCCTGGTATTTTACTAGCTTTAGCGATCGTTTCAGTTCTAGGCGGTAGCTTAACAAACGTAATTATTGCAGTTGGTATTTTTTCAGTACCTGCATTTGCCCGTATTGTGCGGGGATCCACCTTGCAAGTGAAAAAGCTCGAGTATATTGATGCGGTAAAGGCATTAGGCGCTTCGGATGGACGAATTATTTTTAGGCACATTTTACCGAATATTCTGTCTCCTATTATTGTGCAGGCAACAATGCGTATTGCGACAGCGATTTTAACAGCATCTGGTTTAGCGTTCCTAGGTTTAGGAGCACAACCGCCAGAGCCTGAATGGGGGGCAATGTTAAGTGATGGTCGTGCCTACATGCATAACGCAAGTCATATGGTTATGTTCCCTGGATTGATGATTGTCATTGTTGTACTAGCATTTAATATTTTCGGAGACGGATTACGAGATGCGCTTGATCCAAAAATGAAGCAATAG
- a CDS encoding ABC transporter permease translates to MTKYIIRRLLQTIPVLLGVSILVFSLMFLIPGDPAQVMAGEGASVQTVENLREKLGLNDPAYVQYGRFLSSALQGDLGNSIRSGRPVMDEIQARFWITLEVAIYSTILAVFLGLIAGIISAVRHYTLTDVTIMIVALFGLSMPNFWLGLLLIQWFALGNLPFDIPIPEFLKMRPSGWGETWRQMILPVFTLGTGGAAIIARMTRSSMLEVIGQDYIRTARAKGVSERIVIYRHALKNALIPVVTIIGLEFGGFLGGAVLTETIFAINGMGRLTIDAIRQRDFPVVQGTVLVISLLFVIVNLLVDISYKFLNKRIDLN, encoded by the coding sequence ATGACTAAATATATTATACGTCGTTTACTACAAACGATTCCTGTATTATTAGGTGTTTCTATTTTAGTATTTTCATTGATGTTCCTTATTCCTGGTGACCCTGCGCAAGTAATGGCCGGGGAAGGTGCATCTGTACAAACAGTTGAAAATTTACGTGAAAAGCTCGGTTTAAATGATCCTGCGTATGTGCAATACGGTCGTTTTTTAAGCAGTGCGTTACAAGGGGATTTAGGGAATTCAATTCGTAGTGGCCGTCCTGTAATGGATGAAATTCAAGCGCGCTTTTGGATAACTCTAGAAGTGGCGATTTACTCGACGATTTTAGCCGTATTTTTAGGCTTAATTGCAGGAATTATTTCTGCAGTACGCCATTATACATTAACTGACGTTACGATTATGATTGTGGCATTATTTGGGTTGTCTATGCCAAACTTTTGGCTAGGTTTACTATTAATTCAGTGGTTTGCACTTGGTAACTTGCCGTTTGATATACCAATTCCAGAGTTTCTAAAAATGCGTCCATCTGGCTGGGGGGAGACATGGCGTCAAATGATTTTACCGGTATTTACTCTTGGTACAGGGGGAGCAGCAATTATTGCCCGTATGACACGTTCATCAATGCTTGAAGTAATTGGTCAAGATTACATACGTACTGCACGTGCAAAAGGGGTATCAGAACGTATCGTTATTTATCGCCATGCATTAAAAAATGCATTAATTCCAGTTGTCACGATTATCGGATTAGAGTTTGGTGGCTTCCTTGGTGGTGCAGTATTAACTGAAACAATTTTTGCGATTAATGGAATGGGACGTTTAACAATTGATGCAATTCGACAGCGTGATTTCCCAGTTGTTCAAGGAACGGTGCTCGTTATATCTCTCTTATTCGTAATTGTTAACCTACTCGTAGATATTTCATACAAGTTCTTAAATAAACGTATTGACTTGAATTAG
- a CDS encoding DEAD/DEAH box helicase, producing MSAINLLKETLQNKWSFETTMKIQEEMIPAMLDGKDVVAESPTGSGKTLAYTLPILNKVDGSKKQTQALIVAPSQELAMQIVEVIRDWTVGTDITVQQLIGGANSARQIEKLKKKPTIVVGTPGRLNELARQGKLKLKEIETIVLDECDQLLSREYRVVVKSFIEGSAFGRQVVVVSATITEEIKMVAERFMFEPIEIQIKPEDMVKFGKVVHSFIKIEERDKTDMLRRLSNIEGVRGLAFVNNIDQVLMKQNKLTYRDAPIVALHSEMKKDERKNALDAFRKGEARILIATDIAARGLDISGLTHVIHVDVPRTIEQYTHRSGRTGRAGADGEVLTLLSYRDEKTYKKWVRDLSQKPVQKVWHQGEFIEGNSKTVTAKKEAPKKTSVQKPYKSKSSNKGMTFSKTKKGK from the coding sequence ATGTCAGCAATAAACTTATTAAAAGAAACATTACAAAATAAATGGTCGTTTGAAACAACAATGAAAATTCAAGAAGAGATGATCCCCGCAATGCTTGACGGGAAAGATGTTGTGGCAGAATCCCCAACAGGATCAGGGAAAACACTCGCATACACATTGCCAATTTTAAATAAAGTAGATGGCTCAAAAAAGCAAACGCAAGCATTGATCGTTGCACCATCACAAGAACTTGCAATGCAAATTGTCGAAGTCATTCGTGATTGGACAGTGGGAACAGACATTACGGTACAACAATTAATTGGTGGTGCAAACTCAGCACGCCAAATTGAAAAGTTGAAGAAAAAACCAACGATTGTTGTCGGTACTCCAGGTCGTTTGAATGAATTAGCGCGCCAAGGAAAGCTAAAATTAAAAGAAATCGAAACAATTGTATTAGATGAATGCGATCAATTATTAAGTCGTGAATACCGAGTAGTTGTAAAATCATTTATCGAAGGATCTGCTTTCGGACGTCAAGTAGTTGTCGTTTCTGCAACTATTACCGAGGAAATTAAAATGGTAGCCGAGCGCTTCATGTTTGAACCTATCGAAATCCAAATTAAACCAGAAGATATGGTGAAGTTCGGCAAAGTCGTGCATTCCTTTATAAAAATCGAAGAGCGTGATAAAACCGATATGTTGCGCCGTTTATCGAATATTGAAGGTGTACGTGGCTTAGCATTCGTCAATAATATTGATCAAGTATTAATGAAACAAAATAAATTAACTTACAGAGATGCACCAATTGTTGCCTTGCATTCAGAGATGAAAAAGGATGAACGTAAAAACGCATTAGATGCATTCCGAAAAGGCGAGGCGCGTATTTTAATTGCAACGGATATTGCAGCACGTGGTTTAGATATTTCGGGCTTAACACATGTTATTCATGTTGATGTTCCTCGTACGATAGAGCAATATACGCATCGCTCAGGGCGTACAGGTCGTGCAGGGGCAGATGGTGAAGTATTAACATTACTTTCTTACCGCGATGAAAAAACATATAAAAAATGGGTTCGTGATTTATCACAAAAGCCTGTCCAAAAAGTATGGCATCAAGGGGAATTTATTGAAGGAAATTCAAAAACAGTTACAGCAAAAAAAGAAGCTCCTAAAAAAACAAGCGTGCAAAAGCCTTACAAATCAAAATCAAGCAATAAGGGAATGACATTCAGTAAAACGAAAAAGGGGAAATAA
- the murQ gene encoding N-acetylmuramic acid 6-phosphate etherase, with product MNDKQLTTEKRNSETMNLDELTVAEILNIMNRQDEHVIQAVAQVLPTLEKVIEKIVNNLLNGGRIFYVGAGSSGRLAMMDASECPPTFMTDPHLVQTIMAGGNSAFFQAVENAEDDAEAGNRDLAKKVITKWDTVIGITASGTTPYTIGAVKYAKLNDAFTVSLTSNKNSEISNYTDEAIEVEVGPEILTGSTRLKAATSHKMILNMISTITMVKLGKVYENLMVDVNASNKKLVERAKRIVMMSTNCSFEQAEQVLNTTNFAVKPAIVMLKTNADFEIVQAVLTEVEGNTKKAISKLNA from the coding sequence ATGAACGACAAGCAATTAACGACTGAAAAACGAAATTCTGAAACGATGAATTTAGATGAATTAACGGTTGCAGAAATTTTAAATATTATGAACCGCCAAGACGAGCATGTTATTCAAGCTGTCGCACAAGTGCTGCCAACTTTAGAAAAGGTCATCGAGAAAATTGTTAATAATCTTTTAAATGGTGGGCGGATTTTTTATGTAGGTGCTGGGAGTAGTGGACGTTTAGCGATGATGGATGCATCCGAATGCCCCCCGACGTTTATGACGGACCCCCATTTAGTACAAACGATTATGGCAGGTGGAAATTCCGCATTTTTTCAGGCAGTTGAAAATGCAGAAGATGATGCCGAGGCAGGAAACCGAGATTTAGCGAAAAAAGTGATTACGAAGTGGGATACCGTCATTGGCATTACCGCGAGTGGTACAACACCTTACACGATTGGTGCTGTAAAATATGCAAAATTAAATGATGCATTTACTGTAAGCTTAACGAGCAATAAAAACTCGGAAATTAGCAATTATACCGATGAAGCGATTGAAGTAGAAGTCGGCCCAGAAATTTTGACTGGCTCAACACGTTTAAAAGCAGCGACGTCTCATAAAATGATTTTAAATATGATTAGTACAATTACGATGGTGAAATTAGGGAAAGTGTATGAAAATTTAATGGTCGATGTTAACGCAAGCAATAAAAAGCTAGTAGAGCGTGCAAAGCGAATCGTTATGATGTCGACAAATTGCTCATTTGAACAAGCAGAACAAGTCTTAAACACGACTAATTTTGCTGTAAAACCAGCAATTGTCATGCTTAAAACAAACGCAGATTTCGAAATAGTTCAAGCAGTACTCACTGAAGTAGAAGGAAATACGAAAAAAGCCATTTCTAAATTAAACGCATGA